DNA sequence from the Acidobacteriota bacterium genome:
AAGACGTGATCGTCACAGGCAAGCTCGCGCTCTGCGCGCAAGCGCCGCGCCGCCAGCCACACCAGCGGATTGAACCAGTACAGCGCACAGGCCACCTGGGCCAGCAACTGCGTCAAACAATCGCGCCGTTTGACGTGTGCCAGTTCGTGCAACAACACGATGCTGCGGCAACCGTCCGACCACTCGTCCGCCTGCGCCGGCAACATCACTACCGAACGCCAAGCGCCCCAGGTCAGCGGTACACTCACGCCGCCGCTTTTGAGCAAGGTAATGCTGCGGCGCAAGCGCAAACTGGCCGCCAACCTGCGCGCCAATGCCAGCCAACTGCCATCCGTGATCTGCCAAGCCGCGCGTGTCATCCACCACAAGCGCGCCGTGCCCAGGCCAACACGCGCCAAGACCGCCAACAGTCCCGCCAGCCAGCACCACAACAACACTTGCCGCCAATCACTGCTCAACACGCGCCGCCACCAAGGAGACAAAACAGCCGCAGCGTTCACTTGCGCATCCGTCAGCAATTGCTGCCGCAGCGCGCCCACCGTTTCGCGCGGCAACGGCACGACCGAGAGCGCTACTGCCTCGAACGCCACCGTGGATTGCACCGCCGCAGTCTCATTGCTTTCCGTCACACTCACCTCCACCTGCGCCGCCAATGGCGCAGGCCACCACGTCACCCGCCACCCCGGCAAGGCCAGCGACAAGAGCGGCAGCAACAACAGGCCGCCCAACGCCACGCTCCACACCAGATGGCGTAGCGCCGCCGCCGCCTTGTGCAACAAGCGCACTACGAGCCACGCCAGCAACAAGAGCACGGTGCTTTTCAACGCCAGATCAAAGACGACCGGCAACACCGGCAAGTCAGCCAGGGCTTGAGCCAAGGTTTGAGATAGGTTCAGCATCAACGGCCTTCCTTTCGGGCCTCTTCGATCATGTTTGAGAGGCGTTCCAATTCTTCCGGTGAAAGTTTGTTGCGCGACAGATCGAGCAGCGCCGCCACGGCCTGTTCGGTCGAATCGTCAAAGAAGGTCTGCAACATTTGTTTGAGCGCCGATTTCTGCGCCTTGGCCCGCGCCAGCGTCGGCAGGAACATATAGCGCGGCCCGTCCTGTTGGTGGCGCAAATAGCCCTTCTCTTCCAGCAGCCGCAACAAAGCGCGCACCGCCGAGTAGCTGGGCGGATCGGGCAGGTTATCCAACACCTCCTGCGCCGTCGCTTGGCCCAGCCGGTAAACAATGTCCATGATTTGCCGCTCGCGGCGGCTCAGATGATGGTGTGCCTTGGCAGTCATCGTTTCTCTCCAACCTCTCAGCTTGGTCTCGCTTTCGTGATGCTAGAAAATTAGCATCAACCGCAGATGGCGTCAAGCAATTGATGCTATTTTTTTAGCATCAAGATTCAACCACAGCAAATCCGGACTTTTGGTCAATCTCAGGT
Encoded proteins:
- a CDS encoding BlaI/MecI/CopY family transcriptional regulator, which gives rise to MTAKAHHHLSRRERQIMDIVYRLGQATAQEVLDNLPDPPSYSAVRALLRLLEEKGYLRHQQDGPRYMFLPTLARAKAQKSALKQMLQTFFDDSTEQAVAALLDLSRNKLSPEELERLSNMIEEARKEGR